A genomic segment from Alkalilimnicola ehrlichii MLHE-1 encodes:
- a CDS encoding flagellar basal body rod protein FlgF: protein MDRLVYLAMTGAKHTLEAQQHNNHNLANVDTPGFRADLDALMSAPVRGPGHDARAYSEALTVGSDFRQGGIVQTGRALDVAIDGDGWLAVQAPDGGEAYTRRGDLQIADGGLLTTGDGHLVMGEAGPVAIPPADEIEIGADGTLSIIPAGQNPDQWVELDRLKLVDPALQDLRKDNDGLFRLVDGGEAEADAGVRLVSGAYEGSNVNMVDALVKMIDHARQFETYVKMMTAAEENDQTSAQLLRNS from the coding sequence ATGGATCGCTTGGTTTACCTGGCCATGACCGGGGCGAAGCACACCCTGGAGGCCCAGCAGCACAATAACCACAACCTGGCCAACGTGGACACGCCCGGCTTCCGCGCCGACCTGGACGCGTTGATGTCGGCGCCGGTGCGCGGCCCGGGGCACGATGCCCGGGCCTACTCCGAGGCGCTCACGGTGGGCAGCGACTTTCGCCAGGGCGGCATCGTACAGACCGGGCGGGCGCTGGATGTGGCCATTGACGGTGACGGTTGGTTGGCGGTTCAGGCCCCCGATGGGGGTGAGGCCTACACCCGCCGGGGGGATCTGCAGATCGCCGACGGCGGCTTGTTGACCACCGGTGACGGGCACCTGGTCATGGGTGAGGCCGGACCGGTGGCCATCCCGCCGGCGGACGAGATCGAGATCGGGGCCGACGGCACCCTCAGCATCATTCCCGCCGGGCAGAATCCGGACCAGTGGGTGGAGTTGGACCGGCTCAAGCTGGTGGACCCGGCTCTCCAGGACCTGCGCAAGGACAATGACGGCCTGTTCCGGCTGGTGGATGGAGGGGAGGCCGAGGCGGACGCCGGCGTGCGCCTGGTCTCCGGCGCCTACGAGGGTAGCAACGTCAACATGGTGGATGCGCTGGTGAAGATGATCGACCACGCCCGCCAGTTCGAGACCTACGTCAAGATGATGACGGCGGCCGAGGAGAACGACCAGACCAGCGCCCAGTTGTTGCGCAACAGCTAA
- the rplS gene encoding 50S ribosomal protein L19 gives MNIIEQLDKEQMAAREAKIPEFGPGDTVTVQVWVKEGGRERLQAFEGVVIAKRNRGINSAFTVRKVSHGEGVERVFQTYSPIIESVKVKRRGDVRRAKLYYLRERSGKSARIKEKVK, from the coding sequence ATGAACATCATCGAGCAGCTCGACAAGGAGCAGATGGCGGCCCGCGAGGCCAAGATTCCCGAGTTCGGTCCCGGCGACACCGTGACCGTCCAGGTCTGGGTGAAGGAAGGCGGTCGTGAGCGTCTGCAGGCCTTCGAGGGCGTGGTGATTGCCAAGCGCAACCGCGGCATCAACAGTGCCTTCACGGTGCGCAAGGTCTCCCATGGTGAGGGCGTCGAGCGCGTCTTCCAGACCTACAGCCCGATCATCGAGAGCGTGAAGGTCAAGCGCCGGGGTGACGTGCGCCGCGCCAAGCTTTACTACCTGCGCGAGCGCAGCGGCAAGTCTGCCCGCATCAAGGAAAAGGTGAAGTAA
- a CDS encoding CheR family methyltransferase produces the protein MSLSVSAIKEKDYQAFRQLLESSSGIVLGDNKQYLVASRLGPLMADQRVSDLGELVERLRRPGGATLRAKVVEAMTTNETQWFRDGFPFRVLRERILPDFVERGQRSIRIWSAACSSGQEAYSISMTVDEFNQSGRGAIDAEILGTDIAPRMIEMARQGRYRASVARRGLTPERQQRFFREVGDDTWEVRPEVKRRTRFQLHNLLDSYASLGRFDIIFCRNVLIYFSTDSRRDIIHRMARAVRPGGWLIVGASESLSGYAADFEMKRLDGGVVYRRA, from the coding sequence GTGAGCTTGAGCGTTTCAGCCATTAAAGAGAAAGACTACCAGGCGTTCCGCCAGTTACTGGAGTCGTCCAGCGGCATTGTGTTGGGCGACAACAAGCAGTACCTGGTGGCGAGTCGTCTGGGGCCGCTGATGGCGGATCAGCGGGTTTCCGATCTGGGGGAGCTGGTCGAACGGCTGCGCCGTCCGGGCGGTGCGACCCTGCGTGCCAAGGTGGTCGAGGCGATGACCACCAACGAGACCCAGTGGTTCCGGGATGGTTTTCCCTTCCGCGTCCTGCGCGAGCGCATCCTGCCCGACTTCGTGGAGCGTGGTCAGCGCTCCATCCGCATCTGGTCCGCGGCCTGCTCCTCCGGTCAGGAGGCGTATTCCATCAGCATGACGGTGGATGAGTTCAACCAGTCGGGCCGGGGGGCGATCGACGCCGAGATCCTGGGCACCGATATCGCGCCGCGGATGATCGAGATGGCGCGTCAGGGGCGGTATCGGGCCAGTGTCGCCCGTCGCGGCCTCACTCCGGAGCGCCAGCAGCGCTTTTTCCGGGAGGTGGGTGACGACACCTGGGAGGTGCGCCCGGAGGTCAAGCGCCGGACCCGCTTTCAGCTACATAACCTGCTCGACAGCTATGCCTCACTGGGTCGGTTCGACATCATCTTCTGTCGTAATGTGCTCATCTACTTCTCCACGGATTCCCGTCGCGACATCATTCACCGCATGGCCCGGGCGGTCCGGCCCGGCGGCTGGCTGATCGTCGGCGCCTCGGAGTCCCTCTCCGGCTATGCGGCGGATTTTGAGATGAAGCGCCTGGACGGCGGTGTCGTCTACCGCCGCGCCTGA
- the flgA gene encoding flagellar basal body P-ring formation chaperone FlgA, protein MLTAIFLTASGPVQAERQSLDDIRSTAATWVEGQFTGLGDELEITIGRLDPRLRLHPCDGALEAFSPHDNRGVGNLTVGVRCTGTQPWTVYVSARVDTQVEVLVAARPLRRGERLRADSVTTERRQLASLHRPYETEAEHLIGKELRRSLRRGDLIAGNALAAPQLVQRGRSVTLRAGGGRVQVTGQGKALESGVLGDIVRVEAGSSGRVVEGRVAGESLVEVGR, encoded by the coding sequence TTGCTGACAGCCATTTTTTTGACGGCCAGCGGTCCCGTGCAGGCGGAGCGCCAGTCGCTCGACGACATCCGGTCCACCGCTGCTACTTGGGTCGAGGGGCAATTTACCGGGCTCGGTGACGAGCTGGAGATCACCATCGGACGGCTGGACCCGCGCCTGCGGCTGCACCCCTGTGACGGCGCCCTGGAGGCGTTTTCTCCCCACGATAATCGGGGTGTTGGCAATCTCACCGTGGGCGTGCGCTGCACCGGCACCCAGCCCTGGACGGTCTATGTCAGCGCCCGGGTGGATACCCAGGTGGAGGTCCTCGTGGCCGCCCGTCCGCTGCGCCGAGGCGAACGCCTGAGGGCCGACAGTGTGACCACCGAGCGCCGCCAGCTCGCCTCACTGCACCGCCCCTACGAGACCGAAGCCGAGCATCTCATCGGCAAGGAGCTGCGCCGATCGCTGCGCCGGGGCGATCTGATTGCCGGCAACGCGCTGGCCGCACCGCAGCTCGTGCAGCGCGGTCGCAGTGTCACGCTGCGCGCGGGCGGCGGCAGGGTGCAGGTGACCGGCCAGGGCAAGGCATTGGAGAGCGGCGTGCTGGGCGATATCGTGCGGGTCGAGGCGGGCAGCTCCGGGCGAGTGGTCGAGGGCCGGGTGGCCGGCGAATCCCTGGTGGAGGTCGGTCGGTGA
- the flgC gene encoding flagellar basal body rod protein FlgC: protein MSLFKVFDVSGSGMNAQQTRLNTVASNLANSETVAGSPEQAYRSRQPVFASVLQAAQQGQAAGNPNHPGDARGTNVGVKVEDIVQSDAPVQPLYMPNHPQADEQGYVYRSNVNPVEEMTNMISASRSYQNNVEVMNTSKELLLQTLRLGQQ from the coding sequence ATGTCCCTGTTCAAGGTTTTCGATGTATCCGGCTCCGGCATGAACGCCCAGCAGACCCGCCTCAACACCGTCGCCAGCAACCTGGCCAACTCGGAGACCGTGGCGGGGAGCCCAGAGCAGGCCTACCGGTCGCGCCAGCCGGTCTTCGCCTCGGTGCTGCAGGCAGCGCAGCAGGGGCAGGCGGCCGGGAATCCCAACCACCCGGGCGATGCCCGCGGTACCAACGTGGGCGTGAAGGTCGAGGATATCGTGCAGAGCGATGCCCCCGTGCAACCGCTCTACATGCCCAACCACCCGCAGGCGGACGAGCAGGGCTACGTCTACCGCTCCAACGTCAATCCGGTGGAGGAGATGACCAACATGATCTCCGCCTCACGCAGTTATCAGAACAACGTGGAGGTGATGAACACCTCCAAAGAGCTGCTGTTGCAGACCCTGCGGTTGGGCCAGCAGTGA
- the flgB gene encoding flagellar basal body rod protein FlgB, which translates to MSLSLDKAFGTQELALRLRAERSQLLASNIANADTPHYKAQDMDFQAAMRAAEGKQAQPLQATHAKHFAVSRGGGLAGDPQALYRVPHGPALDGNTVESHVEQARFAENSVQYQATLTFLGNRITGLLGAIRGE; encoded by the coding sequence ATGAGCCTGTCGTTGGACAAAGCCTTTGGCACCCAGGAACTGGCCCTGCGCCTGCGCGCCGAGCGCTCGCAGCTCTTGGCCTCCAACATCGCCAATGCCGACACACCGCACTACAAGGCCCAGGATATGGACTTCCAGGCGGCCATGCGGGCCGCCGAGGGCAAGCAGGCCCAGCCGTTGCAGGCAACCCATGCCAAGCACTTTGCGGTCAGCCGCGGGGGCGGCCTGGCTGGCGACCCGCAAGCCCTCTACCGCGTGCCCCACGGCCCGGCCCTGGACGGCAACACGGTGGAGAGCCACGTCGAGCAGGCCCGGTTTGCCGAGAACTCGGTGCAGTACCAGGCGACGCTGACCTTCCTGGGCAATCGCATCACCGGCCTGCTCGGTGCCATTCGCGGTGAATGA
- the flgM gene encoding flagellar biosynthesis anti-sigma factor FlgM has translation MTDPINNGNRLPATPGLTPGNAGKAGGSTRQDGAGERSSAAGERPAADQAAVSDRLQAVRQQIDATPEVNRERVDALKERIANGEYPVDAERIASRMVELENLLND, from the coding sequence ATGACGGATCCCATCAACAACGGCAACCGGCTCCCGGCCACCCCGGGACTGACCCCGGGCAATGCCGGCAAGGCAGGTGGCAGCACCCGGCAGGACGGCGCCGGCGAGCGGTCATCGGCTGCCGGCGAGCGCCCCGCCGCCGACCAGGCCGCGGTCTCCGACCGGCTGCAGGCCGTGCGCCAGCAGATCGACGCCACCCCGGAGGTGAACCGGGAGCGGGTCGATGCGCTGAAAGAGCGCATCGCCAACGGCGAGTATCCGGTGGATGCGGAGCGGATCGCCAGCCGCATGGTGGAACTGGAGAACCTCCTGAACGACTGA
- a CDS encoding flagellar hook protein FlgE — translation MSFGTSLTGLNAAQSELNITGDNIANSSTWGFKESRPEFADLFASSNLGVTGLAIGQGVRLQNVGQQFSQGQFDFTENSLDLGISGKGFFRLSDDGDISYTRSGAFQLDREGWITNSAGKRLTGFAADGDGNIVGDGQQELRVETGNVAPEATTEARIQANLNAGAEIPPAYTLDADDRLADFDQLEWVGPDENNPVPGAVFDPRDTATFNESTSTTFFDSLGRQHTANFYFIKGNDNDWYVHTEVDGEVLNNGQPQPISFGPNGLIEGNATFDYTRALADAEDLDFELDLESLTQFGTPFAVSDITQDGFAAGEFSSLDVSEDGTIFARFTNGQSEVLGRVGVTKFPSQENLQPVGDTEWVATFEAGEPVVGTAGTSDFGSIESGALEQSNVDISEQLVKMIVAQRNFSANAKMISTEDQITQEILNIR, via the coding sequence ATGTCATTCGGAACATCGCTTACCGGGCTGAACGCCGCCCAGTCGGAACTCAACATCACCGGCGACAACATCGCCAACAGCTCCACTTGGGGTTTCAAGGAAAGCCGGCCGGAGTTCGCCGACCTGTTCGCGTCCAGCAACCTGGGGGTGACCGGGCTGGCGATCGGCCAGGGGGTCCGGCTGCAGAACGTCGGCCAGCAATTCAGCCAGGGGCAGTTCGACTTTACCGAGAACAGCCTGGACCTGGGGATCAGCGGCAAGGGTTTCTTCCGTCTCAGTGACGACGGCGATATCTCCTACACCCGGTCCGGCGCCTTCCAGCTGGACCGGGAGGGCTGGATTACCAACTCGGCCGGCAAGCGCCTGACCGGCTTCGCCGCCGATGGCGACGGCAACATCGTCGGTGACGGCCAGCAGGAGCTGCGGGTGGAGACCGGCAATGTGGCCCCCGAGGCAACCACCGAGGCGCGGATCCAGGCCAACCTGAACGCCGGCGCCGAGATTCCGCCGGCCTACACGCTGGATGCCGACGATCGCCTGGCGGACTTCGATCAGCTCGAGTGGGTGGGGCCGGATGAGAACAATCCGGTGCCCGGCGCCGTGTTCGACCCGCGGGATACCGCCACCTTCAACGAGTCGACCAGCACCACCTTTTTCGACTCCCTCGGGCGCCAGCACACCGCCAATTTCTACTTCATCAAGGGCAATGACAACGACTGGTATGTGCACACGGAGGTGGACGGCGAGGTCCTCAACAACGGCCAGCCCCAGCCGATCAGCTTTGGCCCCAACGGTCTCATCGAGGGCAACGCGACCTTCGACTACACCCGGGCGTTGGCCGATGCGGAGGACCTGGATTTCGAGCTCGACCTCGAATCGCTGACCCAGTTCGGCACCCCCTTCGCGGTCAGCGATATCACCCAGGATGGCTTCGCCGCCGGTGAGTTCTCCAGCCTGGATGTGTCCGAGGACGGCACCATCTTCGCCCGCTTCACCAATGGCCAGTCGGAGGTGCTCGGACGGGTGGGCGTCACCAAGTTCCCCAGCCAGGAGAACCTGCAGCCGGTGGGTGATACCGAATGGGTCGCCACCTTCGAGGCCGGTGAGCCGGTGGTCGGCACCGCCGGGACCTCGGACTTCGGCAGTATCGAATCCGGCGCCCTGGAGCAGTCCAACGTGGACATCTCGGAGCAGCTGGTGAAGATGATCGTTGCCCAGCGGAACTTCTCCGCCAACGCCAAGATGATCAGCACCGAAGACCAGATCACCCAGGAAATCCTCAACATCCGCTGA
- a CDS encoding flagellar hook assembly protein FlgD — protein sequence MNISGAGSGDYSRAQPTQREPAGELGQDDFLKLMITQLQNQDPMNPMESGEFMSQIASFTTASGMDQLQKSFSEFQQDMRANQALQAASLVGREVLVETDAGRLPADGEMTGIVQLPSAVANANIHIHNAAGERVRTLATGEQPSGDYRFAWDGRADDGRTLPPGAYRVTASTQVEGEERSLRVMNSAPVVSVTLAGENERGPRVNLDGIGEMALSDIRRVQ from the coding sequence ATGAATATCAGCGGAGCCGGAAGCGGCGACTACAGCCGGGCACAACCGACCCAGCGGGAGCCGGCCGGCGAGCTCGGACAGGATGATTTTCTCAAGCTGATGATCACCCAGCTGCAGAACCAGGACCCCATGAACCCCATGGAGAGTGGCGAGTTCATGTCCCAGATCGCCTCCTTCACCACCGCCTCCGGCATGGACCAGTTGCAGAAGTCCTTCTCGGAGTTTCAGCAGGACATGCGCGCCAACCAGGCCCTGCAGGCCGCCTCACTGGTGGGGCGTGAGGTGCTGGTGGAGACCGATGCCGGCCGGCTGCCCGCCGACGGCGAGATGACCGGCATCGTCCAGCTCCCCTCGGCGGTCGCCAACGCCAACATCCACATCCACAACGCCGCGGGTGAGCGGGTCCGCACCCTTGCCACCGGCGAGCAGCCGAGCGGCGACTACCGGTTTGCCTGGGACGGGCGTGCCGACGACGGACGTACGTTGCCCCCGGGGGCGTACCGGGTGACCGCCTCCACCCAGGTGGAGGGCGAGGAACGGAGCCTGAGGGTCATGAACTCAGCACCGGTGGTCAGCGTGACCCTGGCCGGTGAGAACGAACGGGGGCCGCGGGTGAATCTGGACGGCATCGGCGAGATGGCCCTGTCCGATATCCGTCGGGTGCAGTAA
- the trmD gene encoding tRNA (guanosine(37)-N1)-methyltransferase TrmD: protein MGESGADTGGLHRIDVITLFPELVAAVGHHGITGRAVERGLLELQLWNPRDDASDRHGTVDDRPYGGGPGMVMKVEPLATTLRKARAASTLPSRVIYLSPQGRRLDQAGVRELADEQRLILICGRYEGIDERVIEAEVDEEWSIGDYVLSGGELPAMVMVDALTRMIPGALGHQDSAEEDSFTDGLLDCPHYTRPECWEGRQVPTVLLSGDHGRVARWRRKQALGRTWLRRPELLRERELDDNSRRLLEEFIDEHRAADR, encoded by the coding sequence ATGGGTGAGTCCGGGGCGGACACCGGCGGCTTGCACCGGATCGACGTGATCACCCTCTTCCCCGAGTTGGTCGCGGCGGTGGGGCACCACGGTATCACCGGCCGGGCGGTGGAGCGGGGGCTGCTGGAGCTCCAGCTCTGGAATCCGCGGGACGATGCGAGCGACCGGCACGGCACCGTGGACGACCGCCCCTACGGCGGCGGCCCCGGGATGGTCATGAAGGTGGAGCCGCTGGCCACCACCCTGCGCAAGGCGCGGGCCGCCAGCACACTCCCGTCGCGGGTCATCTACCTGAGCCCGCAGGGGCGCAGGCTGGACCAGGCCGGGGTGCGCGAGCTGGCGGACGAGCAGCGGCTGATCCTGATCTGTGGCCGCTACGAGGGCATCGATGAGCGGGTGATCGAGGCCGAGGTGGACGAGGAGTGGTCCATCGGCGACTACGTGCTCAGCGGCGGCGAACTGCCGGCCATGGTGATGGTGGACGCCCTCACCCGGATGATTCCCGGCGCCCTGGGCCACCAGGATTCCGCGGAGGAGGACAGCTTCACCGACGGGCTCCTGGACTGCCCGCACTACACCCGGCCGGAGTGCTGGGAGGGGCGACAGGTGCCCACGGTGCTGCTCTCCGGGGATCACGGCCGGGTGGCGCGCTGGCGGCGCAAGCAGGCGCTGGGTCGGACCTGGCTGAGGCGGCCGGAATTGCTGCGGGAGCGGGAGCTGGACGATAATAGCCGCCGGCTTCTGGAAGAATTCATTGATGAGCACCGGGCAGCGGACCGGTAA
- a CDS encoding flagella synthesis protein FlgN: MTDSDQDDRLRDSLQRCQECAHTVMAVLERERGLLEQRDPEGLTALMPEKLEALATLEAAERQRAEAAWALGYAPDPEGMRRLLRERSDAGLEAEWQALTRQLQALQRSNEANGRLIHRSLEQTAGILAILTGAPAQGVTYGRDGAQGGAGPGRCITSA, encoded by the coding sequence ATGACCGACTCTGACCAGGATGACCGCCTCCGTGACAGCCTGCAACGCTGCCAGGAGTGTGCGCACACGGTCATGGCGGTGCTCGAACGGGAGCGCGGCCTGCTGGAGCAGCGCGACCCCGAGGGCCTTACCGCGTTGATGCCCGAGAAGCTGGAGGCGCTGGCGACGCTGGAAGCGGCGGAGCGCCAGCGCGCGGAGGCGGCCTGGGCGCTGGGCTATGCGCCGGACCCGGAGGGCATGCGCCGTCTGCTGCGCGAGCGGTCGGACGCCGGCCTGGAGGCGGAGTGGCAGGCCCTGACCCGCCAGTTGCAGGCACTACAGCGCAGCAACGAGGCCAACGGCCGGTTGATCCACCGCAGCCTGGAGCAGACCGCCGGCATCCTTGCCATCCTGACCGGGGCCCCCGCCCAGGGGGTCACCTACGGGCGGGACGGCGCCCAAGGGGGCGCCGGGCCCGGGCGATGCATCACCAGCGCCTGA
- a CDS encoding chemotaxis protein, which translates to MSQILHAVDQRTQLAGRNRMELLLFHFGGAQRYGINVFKVREVIPAPRLSRVPQSHPVARGIAHIRGQTIPVLDLSMAVGGPPLDVGDGGYVVVTEYNRTVQGFLVAGVDRIVNLQWEDVLPPPSQGSGETYLTAIARIEGKMVQIIDVEKVLAELNAAGGLDPRQVEGGADEALQGAEGWHVLVADDSVIARRQVVHTVEDLGLACTAVRDGLEALEQLKAWTGETPSPLDRLLMVISDVEMPRMDGYTLTSRIRTDEALQGLHVLLHSSLSGVFNERMVQQVGADDFLSKFRSNELAARVENRLAAVTQR; encoded by the coding sequence ATGTCGCAGATTTTGCACGCAGTCGATCAGCGCACGCAGCTGGCGGGACGCAACCGCATGGAGTTGTTGCTGTTCCATTTCGGCGGCGCCCAGCGCTACGGCATCAACGTCTTCAAGGTGCGGGAGGTCATCCCCGCGCCGCGCCTGAGCCGGGTCCCCCAGAGCCACCCGGTGGCCCGAGGCATCGCCCACATCCGTGGCCAGACCATCCCGGTGCTGGACCTGAGCATGGCCGTGGGTGGCCCGCCGCTGGATGTCGGGGATGGCGGCTACGTGGTGGTCACCGAGTACAATCGTACGGTGCAGGGTTTCCTGGTGGCTGGGGTGGACCGTATCGTGAACCTGCAGTGGGAGGACGTGCTGCCGCCGCCCTCCCAGGGCTCCGGGGAGACCTACCTGACCGCCATCGCCCGCATCGAGGGGAAGATGGTGCAGATCATCGATGTGGAGAAGGTGCTGGCCGAACTCAACGCCGCCGGCGGGCTGGACCCGCGGCAGGTGGAGGGCGGCGCGGACGAGGCACTGCAGGGCGCGGAGGGCTGGCATGTGCTGGTGGCGGACGATTCCGTCATCGCCCGCCGGCAGGTGGTGCACACTGTGGAGGACCTGGGGTTGGCGTGCACCGCCGTGCGGGACGGCCTGGAGGCGCTGGAACAGCTCAAGGCCTGGACGGGGGAGACCCCCTCACCGCTCGACCGGCTCCTGATGGTGATCTCCGACGTGGAGATGCCCCGCATGGACGGCTACACGCTGACCAGCCGTATCCGCACCGACGAGGCCCTGCAGGGGCTCCATGTGCTGCTGCATTCGTCGTTGTCCGGGGTCTTTAACGAGCGGATGGTCCAGCAGGTGGGGGCGGACGATTTTCTGTCGAAGTTCCGTTCCAATGAACTGGCGGCGCGGGTGGAGAACCGCCTTGCGGCGGTGACGCAGCGCTGA
- a CDS encoding efflux RND transporter periplasmic adaptor subunit: protein MPYPPRTTVAPRLPALLLLLGLLAGVGPSDARADDNDRDAPRATPVIGVEITPRDLSRRVSVAGNLEPLRRVRVTSRIAGALSELDAEVGDRVAEGELLARIDVSEQRAELARAEARLVDAEARYERYRRLRERDLASTAEFEAMEAELRVAQSERELWRARVRHGEVRAPLDGTVLHRPVEAGDGIGSGDLLFELAEVDTLLARIGVSELDIQHLQRGQTALLRPDALGGEPIAGEIRRIHPSADPSSRLVTVEVAIDAETPAGRLRPGYLTRVTLMVDPRPGRLAVPSQALGAAAPGEHYVYVIANGQLEQREVQAGVSRRGWTEILQGLATGEVVLAVNPLTFNEGDRVRVIQWYAGDDG, encoded by the coding sequence ATGCCTTATCCGCCACGCACAACCGTCGCGCCCCGCCTCCCCGCGCTGCTATTGCTGCTGGGGCTGCTCGCCGGCGTCGGCCCGAGCGACGCCCGGGCCGATGACAATGACCGCGACGCCCCGCGCGCCACCCCGGTTATCGGGGTGGAGATCACGCCCCGGGACCTCTCCCGCCGCGTTTCGGTGGCGGGCAACCTGGAGCCGCTCCGGCGCGTACGGGTCACCAGCCGTATCGCGGGGGCGCTCTCGGAGCTGGATGCCGAGGTGGGCGACCGCGTGGCAGAGGGGGAGTTGCTGGCCCGAATCGACGTCAGCGAGCAGCGCGCGGAGCTTGCCCGCGCGGAGGCCCGATTGGTGGATGCCGAGGCCCGCTATGAGCGCTACCGTCGACTGCGGGAACGGGACCTGGCCTCGACCGCCGAGTTCGAAGCGATGGAGGCGGAGCTGCGGGTGGCGCAGAGCGAGCGCGAGCTCTGGCGGGCCCGGGTCCGCCACGGCGAGGTGCGGGCCCCGCTGGACGGCACCGTCCTGCATCGCCCCGTGGAGGCCGGCGACGGCATCGGTAGCGGCGATCTGCTGTTCGAACTGGCGGAGGTGGACACCCTGCTGGCCCGCATCGGGGTCTCGGAGCTGGACATCCAGCACCTGCAGCGGGGCCAGACGGCCCTCCTGCGGCCCGACGCCCTGGGCGGTGAACCCATCGCGGGCGAGATCCGGCGCATCCACCCCAGCGCGGATCCATCCAGTCGGCTGGTGACCGTCGAGGTGGCGATCGACGCGGAGACCCCGGCCGGGCGCCTGCGCCCCGGCTACCTGACCCGGGTCACACTGATGGTGGACCCGCGCCCCGGCCGCCTGGCGGTGCCCTCGCAGGCGCTCGGAGCGGCAGCGCCGGGCGAGCACTATGTCTATGTGATCGCCAACGGGCAGTTGGAGCAGCGCGAGGTGCAGGCGGGCGTCAGTCGCCGCGGCTGGACCGAGATCCTGCAGGGCCTGGCAACGGGCGAGGTGGTGCTGGCGGTCAATCCGCTCACCTTCAACGAAGGTGACCGGGTGCGGGTCATCCAATGGTATGCCGGGGACGACGGATGA
- the rimM gene encoding ribosome maturation factor RimM (Essential for efficient processing of 16S rRNA): protein MEGADDIVPMGEVVGLHGVRGWVKVYSHTEPREAILDYPHWYLRRDDGDWVPVERTAGRCQGKGLVAAFRDVEDRDRARAYIGLQIGVPRRDLPELPEGQYYWADLEGLAAYTTGGEPLGRVSHLFATGANDVLVLQGDRERLVPFVYGQTVRRVDLTAGRIELDWDPDF, encoded by the coding sequence ATGGAGGGGGCCGACGACATCGTTCCGATGGGCGAGGTGGTCGGTCTGCATGGCGTGCGGGGCTGGGTGAAGGTGTACTCCCACACCGAGCCGCGTGAGGCCATACTGGATTACCCCCATTGGTATCTGCGCCGTGACGACGGCGACTGGGTGCCAGTGGAGCGCACCGCGGGGCGCTGCCAGGGGAAGGGCCTGGTGGCCGCCTTCCGGGACGTGGAGGATCGCGACCGGGCACGGGCCTACATCGGCCTGCAGATTGGCGTGCCGCGGCGTGATCTGCCCGAACTGCCCGAGGGGCAGTACTACTGGGCGGACCTGGAGGGGCTGGCCGCCTATACGACCGGCGGGGAACCGCTGGGACGGGTGTCACACCTGTTTGCCACCGGCGCCAACGACGTGTTGGTGTTGCAGGGCGACCGGGAGCGGCTGGTGCCCTTCGTGTACGGTCAGACGGTGCGCCGGGTGGACCTGACCGCCGGACGCATCGAGCTGGACTGGGACCCTGATTTTTGA
- the rpsP gene encoding 30S ribosomal protein S16, whose amino-acid sequence MVTIRLARTGAKKRPFYHIVVTDSRNPRDGRFIERLGFFNPIAAGKEEPLRVDVERARHWLDKGARPSERAAQLLRKAEKQGAAEAAE is encoded by the coding sequence ATGGTAACCATTCGTCTGGCGAGGACCGGAGCCAAGAAGCGCCCGTTTTACCACATCGTGGTGACGGACAGCCGCAACCCCCGTGATGGCCGCTTCATTGAGCGCCTGGGCTTTTTTAACCCCATTGCCGCCGGCAAGGAAGAGCCCCTGCGGGTGGACGTGGAGCGCGCGCGCCACTGGCTGGACAAGGGGGCCCGCCCGTCCGAGCGTGCCGCCCAGCTGCTGCGCAAGGCGGAGAAGCAGGGCGCTGCCGAGGCTGCCGAGTAA